The Chloroflexota bacterium DNA segment CGCGCGAAGCCGCCAAGCCGCTCCCGCTCGACATACTCGCGGTAGCGCCAGACCCACCGCATCGGCGTCAGACAGTAGCTGATGTGCAGCGTGTTCGGGCCGGTGACCACGCCCTTGCAGAACGCGCTGCTGTTCGAGATCACCACGTCGTAGCCGCCCAGGTCGAACGACTCGAAGGCGATGGGGTACGCCATCAGGTACGCCTGGTGCTGCTTCGTCACCAGCGGGAAGCGCTGCATGAACGACGTCCGGATGTCCCACGAGCGGTAGGCCGCCGGCATCACGTTCGCGTCGTACATTGAGGTGTAGATCGGAGCGTCGGGGTAGTAGCTGTGTAGCTGTTCGAGAACCCGCTCAGCCCCGCCATACTGGTTCAGATAGTCATGCGTCAGTGCGATTCTCATCTGTTGCTGTCAGAACGCCCCGCGACCCTGGAGCACCGCGGGCACCGTCCGCAACAGGATGCGGAAGTCCAGCCCGAGCGACCAGTTCTCGATGTAGTAGATGTCGTAGATGACCATTTCGTCAAAGGTCAACTCGCTTCGACCGCTGACCTGCCAGAGACCTGTCAGTCCAGGCGATACTGCCAGTCTTTTGTAATGCCAATCCTCGTAATTTGCAACCTCTGGCGGAATCTGCGGGCGCGGGCCGACGACGCTCATGTCGCCGATCAGCACGTTCCAGAATTGTGGCAGCTCGTCGAGGCTCCAGCGGCGGATCACGCCGCCGACCCGCGTGATCCGAGGGTCGCGCCGATCCTTGAAAAGCCGATTGTCGCCATCTTGCTCCTTGAGCATCGCGGCGCGGAGCTTGTCGGCGTCCTGGCGCATCGAGCGGAACTTGAACATCGTGAACGGCAGGCGGTTCTTGCCGATGCGGGTGTGGTGGTACAGAACGGGCCCGCGCGATTCGAGCTTGATCAGCAGCGCGATGACGGCGAGGATCGGCGAGAGCGCCAGCAGGGCCAGCGACGCCACCACGATGTCGATGGCCCGCTTGGTCAGGGCGTTCCAGCCGATGATCGCGACGTCCTTCAATCCGATGAGCGGGATGCCGCTCACGGTATCCACGTCCACGCGGCTGAGGCTCATCTCGTAGAGGTCGGGCACCAGTTTGAAGCTGACCTGTCCCTGCCGGCAGTGATCGACGATGCGGAGGATCGCGGCGTGCGACGCGGCCGGCAGCGCCACGATCACCTGGTCGATCTTCTCTTCCTCGGCCAGCCGCTCGACGTCGTCCAGGCCGCCCAGGTGCCGGAACCGGCCAAAGTCGCCGGCGCGGTCGTCGTCCACGAAGCCGACGACGTAGTACCCCAGGTGAGCGCGCGAGGCGAGGCTCTGCATGATGATGCGGCCAAGGTTGTTCCCGCCCACGATCAGCACCCGCTCGACGCCGATGCCCCGCTGGTGGAGGATCGAGGCGACCAGTTGGACGATGGCCCGCCCGAGAATGACGAACAGGGTGGCGGTGAACCACGTCAGGATGAACGTCAGGCGGGAGGTGGCCGGGTAGCGCAGCAGGGCCACGCCGGCGAACAGCGTCATGGTCGCGAGGGCGATGCTCCGCGTGACGCTCGGGATATCGTCGAACCACTCGGTGCCGCGCCGCTGGCGGTAGAGACCGCTGAACGCGATCGCCAGCAGCGAGACCGGTATGAGTCCGAGAAGGACCGGCGCGAAGACCGAGAATGGGACGTAGTTCGTCTCCTCGATCTCAGGCCCGATCTCGGCCACGTAGCGGATCGCCCAACTGGTGAAGAACGCCAGCACGATCATGGCGGCGTCAGTGGCGACGTGGACGACCGTCAGCACCCAGTCGCGGCGGCCGCCGGACGGGCCGTCAGCGCGCTCGGACGGGCCTGGGCGGGGAGCCTGGGCGACGCCGACACGACCCTGGGGATCGACGACGGTCATCGTGGTTGGAAGCGTCCGACGCGGCGGTCCGCGGCGCGCGAAGCGGTCACGATTGAAGCACCTCGCGGTAGACCTGCACCGTTTCCTCGGCCATCCGACGCCATGAGAAGGTCGCCGCTCGTGCGAGGCCGGCCGCCGACAGCTCGGCGCGCAGCGTTTCGTCGTTCATCAGCTCGCACAGCGCTGCCGACAATCCTTCGACATCCGACGGATCGACAAGCCGTCCGGCATCCCCGACCACTTCTGGCAGGGATGAGGCCCACGATGAGACGACGGGGGTGCCGCACGCCATCGCCTCCAGCAGGGGGAGACCGAAGCCCTCGAACCGACTCGGGAACGCGAACACGGTCGCGCTACTATACCACAGGGCCTGCTGCTCGGCCGGCACGAAGCCCGGGAAGCGCACGTAGTCGGCCAGTCCGAGCGACTGAACCAGCGCGAAGATCGTGTCGTAGAGCCAGCCGCGCCCGCCCGCCAGCACCAGGATATGGTCAGTGCTCCCGTGCTCTCGCAGTCGGGCGTAGGCCCGCACCAGCGTCTCGATGTTCTTCCGTGGTTCGAGCGTCCCGAGGTAGAGAATGAACCTCTCGGGCAGGCTGTACTGTTGACGGAAGACGCCGATGTCGGTGGGCGTGGCCGGGCGGAAGCGCTCGTCGGCGGCCAGCAGGATCGGCGTGACCCGCTCTGGGGCCACGCCGCACAGCTCGATGACATCCTGTCGGGTGCTCTCCGAGATGGTGATGACCCGGTCGGCGCGGCGCAGCGACGACGGCGTGAACGTGCCCAGGTAGAAGCGGTTGCCCCGGTTGAAGACCTCCGGAAATCGCAGGAAGCTGAGGTCGTAGACCGTGACGACGCTCCTGCCACGCCAGCCGAACGGCGACACAAACCCGAGCGCGTGAAGCAGGTCGGCGCGCTCGCGGAGCAGCTCGAGGGGTAAGACGCTCTGTTCCCAGGCGATGCGGACCGGCGGCCGAGCGACGGGCAGATGGGTGAGGCGGCGGCGAACTCGCGGGCGGCTCAGGAGCTGCCGATTCGGGTCGCTGGCCGGCGCATAGACGAGGTACTCCTCGTCGCCCGGGACGCGCGGCAGCTCGTCCAGCAGGTGGTAGATGACCCGGTTGATACCCGCCGTGCGATAGCTCGCGCTGGTCGAGAGGAGCTGGGCGTTGAGGGCTATACGCACGTGATCTGCGTCCCGGTGGTGACCATACACGCACATTATCGGGCGAAGCGCCACCTGGCTGCCGCAGATCCATTCCGGCGCAGGTGTACTGCTCGCGGCTGGCCGAGCGAACCCCGGCGGGGTATCCCCTTTTGGGCTGCCGACGCCGTTGTACCTGGTAAGTCCCGGGGCCTTGTTCCTCCGGTCTGTGCATTGAAGTGGCGGCTTCTCTCGCAGGATTGCGGTGAGTGTGAATGGCGCCGTCGACTTCAGCAGCCCTGGGAGCAACCATGAACATCCAACTGAGAATCCTCATTCCCGTTGTGTTGGCGCTGGTACTCACCGCTGGCGTAACCACCGGCATCAGCGTCTTCGCGCAGAATCAGATTCTCGAAGCCCAAGAGGAACAGCGTCTCGACTATCTCCAGAAGACGCTGGCGCAGAAGATCGAGGCGCGCGCGCAGCTTGCGCTGGCCGGCGCGACTGTCGTGGCGGAGAATCCTGTCGTGCGAGAAGCACTCGCCCGCCAGGATCGTGACGCCTTGATCGCCGCCGTGGGCCCGGGCTACGCCGAGCTCAACCGCCAGTACGGCGTGCCGCAGGCGCAGTTCCACCTCGCACCGGCAACGTCGTTCGTCCGCTTGCACGATCTGAAGAAGTTCGGCGACGACCTCTCCCAGATCCGCAAGACCGTCCTCGTCGCGAACCAGGAGCGGCGGCCCGTCAGCGGCCTCGAAGAGGGTGTGGCGGGCTACGGCATCCGTGGCGTGGTGCCGGTCACGTTCGAGGGTCGACACGTCGGCACGTTCGAGCTGGGCATGGATCTTGACCGCGTCGTACTCGAACAGTTGCGCGCGGCGTTTGGCGCGGAGTTGACCGTGTACATCCGCCCGGCCGGCGGCGGCCAGGACGGCGCGCCCGCCTTCAAGGTGTTCGCCTCGACGACGGACCAGCCTCTCCCGGTCGACGATGCGACGCGCGCGGCGGTCTTCGCTGGCGGATCGGCTGCTGTGTCGCGGGTGATGCATAACGGCGAGCCGTTCGCGGTGATGTCTG contains these protein-coding regions:
- a CDS encoding sugar transferase; its protein translation is MTVVDPQGRVGVAQAPRPGPSERADGPSGGRRDWVLTVVHVATDAAMIVLAFFTSWAIRYVAEIGPEIEETNYVPFSVFAPVLLGLIPVSLLAIAFSGLYRQRRGTEWFDDIPSVTRSIALATMTLFAGVALLRYPATSRLTFILTWFTATLFVILGRAIVQLVASILHQRGIGVERVLIVGGNNLGRIIMQSLASRAHLGYYVVGFVDDDRAGDFGRFRHLGGLDDVERLAEEEKIDQVIVALPAASHAAILRIVDHCRQGQVSFKLVPDLYEMSLSRVDVDTVSGIPLIGLKDVAIIGWNALTKRAIDIVVASLALLALSPILAVIALLIKLESRGPVLYHHTRIGKNRLPFTMFKFRSMRQDADKLRAAMLKEQDGDNRLFKDRRDPRITRVGGVIRRWSLDELPQFWNVLIGDMSVVGPRPQIPPEVANYEDWHYKRLAVSPGLTGLWQVSGRSELTFDEMVIYDIYYIENWSLGLDFRILLRTVPAVLQGRGAF
- a CDS encoding glycosyltransferase family 4 protein; this translates as MRIALNAQLLSTSASYRTAGINRVIYHLLDELPRVPGDEEYLVYAPASDPNRQLLSRPRVRRRLTHLPVARPPVRIAWEQSVLPLELLRERADLLHALGFVSPFGWRGRSVVTVYDLSFLRFPEVFNRGNRFYLGTFTPSSLRRADRVITISESTRQDVIELCGVAPERVTPILLAADERFRPATPTDIGVFRQQYSLPERFILYLGTLEPRKNIETLVRAYARLREHGSTDHILVLAGGRGWLYDTIFALVQSLGLADYVRFPGFVPAEQQALWYSSATVFAFPSRFEGFGLPLLEAMACGTPVVSSWASSLPEVVGDAGRLVDPSDVEGLSAALCELMNDETLRAELSAAGLARAATFSWRRMAEETVQVYREVLQS